One Herbaspirillum rubrisubalbicans genomic window carries:
- a CDS encoding MFS transporter, whose product MTTSTSSQSKFSTVLRVTSGNFMEMFDFFLFGFYATHISKAFFPSDNDFASLMLTFMTFGAGFLMRPLGAIILGAYVDRVGRRQGLIVTLALMALGTMLIAFVPSYASIGALAPMLVLIGRLLQGFSAGVELGGVSVYLAEMATPGNKGFYVSWQSASQQVAIIVAAAIGYALSTTLTPAQVGDWGWRIPFFIGCLIVPVLFVIRRSLQETEEFMRRKHRPSTGQIFRSMIENWKLVIAGMMLVSMTTVSFYLITVYTPTFGKNVLKLSTEASLIVTLCVGLSNFIWLPIMGALSDRIGRRPILVVFTVLTILTAYPAVNWLVHDATFAKMLMVELWLSFLYASYNGAMVVALTEVMPADVRTAGFSLAYSLATAVFGGFTPAIATGLIQATGDKAAPGIWMSTAAVCGLIATLILYRNKAARQAVTA is encoded by the coding sequence ATGACGACATCCACTTCTTCGCAATCGAAGTTTTCCACCGTGCTGCGCGTTACCAGCGGCAACTTCATGGAAATGTTCGATTTCTTCCTGTTCGGTTTCTACGCGACGCACATCTCGAAGGCTTTCTTCCCCAGCGATAACGACTTCGCCTCGCTGATGCTGACCTTCATGACCTTCGGCGCTGGCTTCCTGATGCGTCCGCTGGGCGCCATCATCCTGGGCGCCTACGTGGACCGCGTGGGCCGCCGCCAGGGCCTGATCGTGACCCTGGCCCTGATGGCGCTGGGCACCATGCTCATCGCCTTTGTCCCCTCCTACGCCAGCATCGGCGCACTGGCACCGATGCTGGTACTGATCGGCCGCCTGCTGCAAGGCTTCTCGGCCGGCGTGGAACTGGGCGGCGTGTCGGTCTACCTGGCCGAAATGGCTACGCCTGGCAACAAGGGCTTCTATGTGAGCTGGCAATCGGCCAGCCAACAGGTGGCCATCATCGTGGCAGCGGCCATCGGCTACGCCCTCTCGACCACCCTGACCCCGGCCCAGGTCGGTGACTGGGGCTGGCGCATTCCCTTCTTCATCGGCTGCCTGATCGTGCCGGTGCTGTTCGTGATTCGCCGCTCGCTGCAGGAAACCGAAGAATTCATGCGCCGCAAGCATCGTCCGAGCACTGGTCAGATCTTCCGCTCCATGATCGAGAACTGGAAGCTGGTGATTGCCGGCATGATGCTGGTGTCGATGACCACCGTGTCGTTCTACCTGATCACGGTCTACACCCCGACCTTCGGCAAGAACGTCCTGAAGCTCTCCACCGAGGCCAGCCTGATCGTGACCCTGTGCGTGGGCCTGTCCAACTTCATTTGGCTGCCCATCATGGGCGCGTTGTCGGACCGCATCGGCCGTCGCCCGATCCTGGTGGTGTTCACCGTGCTGACCATTCTGACCGCCTACCCGGCCGTGAACTGGCTGGTGCATGACGCCACCTTCGCCAAGATGCTGATGGTCGAACTGTGGCTGTCCTTCCTGTACGCCAGCTATAACGGCGCCATGGTGGTCGCACTGACCGAAGTGATGCCGGCCGATGTGCGCACCGCTGGCTTCTCGCTGGCCTACAGCCTGGCCACCGCGGTCTTCGGCGGCTTCACCCCGGCCATCGCCACTGGCCTGATCCAGGCCACCGGTGACAAGGCGGCCCCAGGCATCTGGATGAGCACGGCCGCGGTGTGCGGCCTGATCGCCACCCTGATCCTGTATCGCAACAAGGCGGCACGGCAGGCAGTGACGGCCTGA
- a CDS encoding NADP-dependent isocitrate dehydrogenase — translation MTTGNPTIIYTLTDEAPYLATHSLLPIVKKFTAPAGIDVVESDISVAARILAEFPEFLTDEQKVPDNLAALGALTQDPNANIIKLPNISASILQLQAAIRELQARGYKLPDYPENPSTEEEKALQKRYAKITGSAVNPVLREGNSDRRAPNAVKNYARKHPHSMAKWSMASRTHVAHMHGGDFYAGEKSLTLDKAVDVKMDLVTKSGETIVLKPKLSLQAGEIIDSMFMSKKALCAYYEEQMQDAFETDLLLSVHVKATMMKVSHPIVFGHAVRTYYKDTFTKHAKLFAEIGVNPNNGMSGVYEKINTLPEDKKAEVLADLKADEAKRPRLAMVDSAKGITNLHAPNDVIVDASMPAMIRAGGKMWNAAGKTEDTKALLPESTFARIYQEMINFCKTNGAFDPTTMGTVPNVGLMAQKAEEYGSHDKTFEIAQAGVARIVTLDGQVLLEQNVEEGDIWRMCQVKDAAVRDWVKLAVTRARLSGMPAVFWLDPYRPHEAELIKKVNTYLKDHDLTGADIQIMSQVRAMRYTLERVIRGLDTISVTGNILRDYLTDLFPIMELGTSAKMLSIVPLMAGGGMFETGAGGSAPKHVQQLVGENHLRWDSLGEFLALAVSIEEVGIKTGNNKAKILAKTLDAATGKLLDNNKSPSPKTGELDNRGSHFYLALYWAQELAAQKDDAELAKQFAPLAKALADNEQKIVEELNSVQGKQVDIGGYYLPDREKTFAVMRPSATLNQALESV, via the coding sequence GTGACTACTGGCAACCCGACCATCATCTATACGCTGACCGACGAGGCACCCTATCTGGCGACCCACTCGCTCTTGCCCATCGTCAAGAAGTTCACCGCTCCGGCTGGCATCGACGTCGTCGAAAGCGATATCTCTGTGGCTGCGCGTATCCTGGCTGAATTCCCGGAGTTCCTTACCGATGAGCAGAAAGTCCCCGATAACCTGGCCGCACTGGGCGCCCTGACCCAGGACCCCAACGCCAACATCATCAAGCTGCCCAACATCAGCGCCTCCATCCTGCAACTGCAGGCGGCCATCCGCGAACTGCAGGCACGTGGCTACAAGCTGCCCGACTACCCGGAAAACCCGAGCACCGAAGAAGAAAAGGCCCTGCAAAAGCGCTACGCCAAGATCACCGGCAGCGCCGTCAACCCGGTCCTGCGCGAAGGCAACTCGGATCGCCGCGCCCCCAACGCCGTCAAGAACTACGCCCGCAAGCACCCGCACTCGATGGCCAAGTGGTCCATGGCCTCGCGCACCCACGTGGCGCACATGCACGGCGGCGACTTCTACGCCGGCGAAAAAAGCCTGACCCTGGACAAGGCGGTCGACGTCAAGATGGACCTGGTCACCAAGTCGGGTGAAACCATCGTCTTGAAGCCCAAGCTGTCCCTGCAAGCCGGTGAAATCATCGACAGCATGTTCATGAGCAAGAAGGCCCTGTGCGCCTACTACGAAGAACAGATGCAAGACGCCTTCGAGACCGACCTGCTGCTGTCGGTGCACGTCAAGGCCACCATGATGAAGGTCTCGCACCCGATCGTCTTCGGCCACGCCGTGCGTACCTACTACAAGGACACCTTCACCAAGCACGCCAAGCTGTTCGCCGAGATCGGCGTGAACCCGAACAACGGCATGTCCGGCGTCTACGAAAAGATCAACACCCTGCCCGAAGACAAGAAGGCCGAAGTGCTGGCTGACCTTAAGGCCGATGAAGCCAAGCGTCCGCGCCTGGCCATGGTGGACTCCGCCAAGGGCATCACCAACCTGCACGCCCCCAACGACGTGATCGTCGATGCTTCCATGCCGGCCATGATCCGCGCCGGCGGCAAGATGTGGAACGCGGCCGGCAAGACCGAAGACACCAAGGCCCTGCTGCCGGAATCGACCTTTGCCCGTATCTACCAGGAGATGATCAACTTCTGCAAGACCAACGGCGCCTTCGACCCGACCACCATGGGCACCGTGCCCAACGTCGGCCTGATGGCCCAGAAGGCCGAGGAATACGGTTCGCACGACAAGACCTTCGAAATCGCGCAAGCCGGCGTGGCCCGCATCGTCACCCTGGACGGCCAGGTGCTGCTGGAGCAGAACGTGGAAGAAGGCGACATCTGGCGCATGTGCCAGGTCAAGGACGCCGCGGTCCGTGACTGGGTCAAGCTGGCCGTGACCCGTGCCCGCCTGTCCGGGATGCCGGCCGTGTTCTGGCTGGACCCGTACCGTCCGCACGAAGCCGAACTGATCAAGAAGGTCAACACCTACCTGAAGGATCACGACCTGACTGGTGCCGACATCCAGATCATGTCGCAAGTACGTGCCATGCGTTACACCCTGGAACGCGTCATCCGCGGCCTGGACACCATCTCGGTGACCGGCAACATCCTGCGCGACTACCTGACCGACCTGTTCCCCATCATGGAACTGGGCACCTCGGCCAAGATGCTGTCGATCGTCCCGCTGATGGCCGGTGGCGGCATGTTTGAAACCGGTGCCGGCGGTTCGGCTCCGAAGCACGTGCAACAGCTGGTCGGTGAAAACCACCTGCGTTGGGATTCGCTGGGCGAGTTCCTGGCCCTGGCGGTGTCCATCGAAGAAGTGGGCATCAAGACCGGCAACAACAAGGCCAAGATCCTGGCCAAGACCCTGGACGCGGCCACCGGCAAGCTGCTGGACAACAACAAGTCGCCCTCGCCCAAGACCGGCGAACTGGACAACCGCGGCAGCCACTTCTACCTGGCCCTGTACTGGGCCCAGGAACTGGCCGCACAGAAGGACGACGCCGAACTGGCCAAGCAGTTCGCCCCGCTGGCCAAGGCACTGGCTGACAATGAGCAGAAGATTGTCGAAGAGCTGAACTCGGTGCAGGGCAAGCAAGTGGATATCGGCGGTTACTACCTGCCGGACCGCGAGAAGACCTTCGCCGTGATGCGTCCGAGCGCCACCCTGAACCAGGCGCTGGAATCGGTGTAA
- a CDS encoding IS1182 family transposase encodes MLKKPTAAQHELEMVTIEMLVPKDHLLRKIDAAVDFEFIREKVAHLYCADNGRPALDPVVLFKLLFIGYLFGIRSERQLIREVQVNVAYRWFAGFRLTDKVPDSSTFSQNRRRRFIDTTVYQEIFDEIVRQAIGRGMVDGRVLYSDSTHLKANANKNKFDYVQVTQTPSAYLAELDAAVDIDRAEHGKKPLKRDDDDEPPTKEIKVSRTDPESGYMVRDDKPKGFFYLDHRTVDAKHSIITDTHVTPASVHDSQPYLARLDRQRQTFGFDVQAVGLDAGYFTPAVCQGLENREISGVMGYRTPNHKPGTFFKRAYEYDAYRDEYICPQGQPLRYSTTNRLGYREYKSNPEQCRGCKVREQCTNSANAVKVVTRHVWERSKEKVDDRRRTEWGKRIYARRKETVERSFADAKQLHGHRYARMRGLRKVAEQCLLAAAAQNMKKIALLVARLRALLHGLSASASVQKWLQRKMSALLGFCAIDHLQITCA; translated from the coding sequence ATGCTCAAAAAACCGACAGCCGCCCAGCACGAGTTAGAGATGGTGACCATCGAGATGCTCGTGCCCAAGGACCACCTGCTGCGCAAGATCGACGCGGCGGTGGATTTCGAGTTCATCCGAGAGAAGGTGGCGCATCTGTATTGCGCCGACAATGGCCGCCCGGCACTGGACCCGGTGGTACTCTTCAAGCTCTTGTTCATCGGTTACCTCTTCGGTATCCGCAGCGAGCGCCAGCTCATCCGCGAGGTCCAGGTCAATGTGGCCTATCGCTGGTTTGCCGGATTCCGTTTGACCGACAAGGTACCGGACTCCTCCACCTTCTCCCAGAACCGGCGCCGCCGCTTCATTGATACCACCGTCTATCAAGAGATCTTCGACGAGATCGTGCGCCAGGCCATTGGACGCGGCATGGTCGATGGCCGTGTGCTCTACAGCGACAGCACCCACCTCAAGGCCAACGCCAACAAGAACAAGTTCGACTACGTTCAAGTTACCCAGACCCCCTCGGCCTATCTGGCCGAATTGGATGCCGCTGTGGATATCGACCGTGCCGAGCATGGCAAGAAACCGCTCAAGCGTGACGACGATGATGAGCCGCCCACCAAAGAGATCAAGGTCAGTCGCACCGATCCCGAGAGTGGCTACATGGTGCGCGACGACAAGCCCAAGGGCTTCTTCTACCTGGATCACCGCACCGTCGATGCCAAGCATTCCATCATTACCGATACCCATGTCACGCCCGCCTCAGTCCATGACAGTCAGCCTTATCTGGCGCGCCTGGATCGTCAGCGCCAGACGTTCGGATTTGATGTACAGGCCGTTGGCCTGGATGCGGGCTACTTCACACCGGCCGTCTGCCAGGGACTGGAGAATCGCGAGATCAGCGGCGTGATGGGCTACCGCACACCCAACCACAAGCCGGGGACATTCTTTAAACGGGCGTATGAGTACGATGCCTACCGTGACGAATACATCTGCCCGCAGGGTCAACCCTTGCGCTACAGCACGACCAATCGACTGGGGTATCGGGAATACAAATCCAACCCTGAGCAATGCCGAGGCTGCAAGGTACGCGAGCAATGCACCAATAGCGCCAATGCGGTCAAGGTGGTGACGCGCCATGTGTGGGAGCGTTCCAAGGAGAAGGTGGATGATCGGCGTCGTACCGAATGGGGCAAGCGCATCTATGCCCGACGCAAGGAAACGGTAGAACGCAGCTTCGCCGACGCCAAGCAATTGCACGGACATCGTTATGCCCGTATGCGGGGATTGCGCAAGGTCGCCGAGCAGTGCTTGTTGGCGGCGGCGGCCCAGAACATGAAGAAGATTGCCCTGTTGGTGGCGCGCTTGCGCGCGCTTTTACACGGCTTGAGCGCCTCTGCCAGCGTACAAAAGTGGCTACAGCGAAAAATGAGCGCCTTGCTTGGCTTCTGCGCCATCGACCATCTGCAAATTACCTGCGCCTGA
- the eutC gene encoding ethanolamine ammonia-lyase subunit EutC: MSMGDQDIAPQGAENVSPGAETVTANPWEALRRFTAARIALGRSGVSLPTAPQLAFQLAHAQARDAVHLPLEVEALKNQLQQHGICRAEDVLQVQSAAADRLVYLQRPDLGRRLSDASRQQLLERFGTVGERRYDVGFVIADGLSALAIVRNAAPFLAEVMHRIAPQGWSLAPPVIVQQGRVAVADEIGELLGVKLVVILIGERPGLSSPDSMGLYLTWMPARGLTDASRNCISNVRPEGLSYPEAAYKLHYLMAQAHQRSLSGVALKDETASEGQELDVRRNFLLGDR, translated from the coding sequence ATGAGCATGGGCGATCAAGACATCGCACCGCAAGGTGCAGAAAACGTCAGCCCTGGTGCAGAAACGGTCACCGCCAATCCATGGGAAGCGCTGCGCCGTTTTACCGCTGCACGCATCGCCCTGGGACGCAGCGGCGTGAGCCTGCCGACCGCGCCACAACTGGCTTTCCAACTGGCCCATGCACAGGCACGCGATGCGGTGCATCTGCCGTTGGAGGTGGAGGCGCTGAAGAATCAATTGCAGCAGCATGGCATCTGTCGCGCCGAGGATGTGCTGCAGGTGCAGAGCGCGGCAGCGGACCGGCTGGTGTATCTGCAGCGACCGGACCTGGGGCGCAGATTGTCCGATGCCTCGCGCCAGCAATTGCTTGAGCGTTTCGGCACCGTGGGCGAACGTCGCTACGATGTCGGCTTCGTCATCGCCGATGGCTTGTCGGCCCTGGCCATCGTGCGTAATGCTGCGCCATTCCTGGCCGAGGTGATGCACAGGATCGCCCCTCAAGGCTGGTCGCTGGCGCCTCCGGTGATCGTGCAGCAGGGGCGCGTAGCGGTGGCCGATGAGATCGGTGAGTTGCTGGGCGTGAAGCTGGTGGTGATCCTGATCGGTGAGCGACCAGGCTTGAGTTCGCCCGATAGCATGGGCTTGTACCTGACCTGGATGCCTGCGCGCGGACTGACCGATGCCAGCCGCAACTGTATCTCCAATGTGCGACCGGAAGGCTTGTCCTACCCGGAGGCAGCCTACAAGCTGCATTACCTGATGGCGCAGGCGCACCAGCGCAGCCTGTCGGGCGTGGCCTTGAAGGATGAGACCGCCAGCGAGGGGCAGGAACTGGATGTGCGGCGTAATTTCCTATTGGGTGATCGCTAG